A section of the Saccharopolyspora gregorii genome encodes:
- a CDS encoding tripartite tricarboxylate transporter TctB family protein, producing the protein MNTTGTSRRQWLKDHSELGICVLLAALGVVVLVDAATIATDFTQRGPIGPKTVPFLVGGLLLVVAALLARDVLRGGRGSAEAGEDVDLDAPSDWRTVLLLTAAFLANAVLINIIGFPLSGMILFWGSAYALGSRNPVRDPLISAVLSVATYVVFDQLLGVPLPGGPLMGVL; encoded by the coding sequence ATGAACACCACCGGAACCTCCCGCAGGCAGTGGCTCAAGGACCACTCCGAACTCGGCATCTGCGTGCTGCTGGCCGCGCTCGGCGTCGTCGTGCTCGTGGACGCCGCCACCATCGCCACCGACTTCACCCAGCGCGGACCGATCGGCCCGAAGACGGTGCCGTTCCTCGTCGGCGGGCTGCTGCTCGTCGTGGCCGCCCTGCTCGCCCGCGACGTGCTCCGCGGCGGACGCGGCTCGGCCGAGGCGGGCGAGGACGTCGACCTGGACGCGCCCAGCGACTGGCGCACGGTGCTGCTGCTGACCGCGGCGTTCCTCGCGAACGCCGTGCTGATCAACATCATCGGATTCCCGCTGTCCGGGATGATCCTGTTCTGGGGCTCCGCGTACGCGCTGGGCAGCCGGAACCCGGTGCGCGACCCGCTGATCTCCGCGGTGCTCTCCGTCGCCACCTACGTCGTGTTCGACCAGCTGCTCGGTGTGCCCCTGCCCGGCGGACCGCTGATGGGGGTGCTGTGA
- a CDS encoding Bug family tripartite tricarboxylate transporter substrate binding protein, producing the protein MRLRSALSVAASLLLVLLVPPLVSTGSGDETEQQIRGLRMLVPNSPGGGYDITARTAVKAMEDAKLNGNVEVFNLPGAGGTVGLGRVVGERGNGKLAMSMGLGVVGSVYTNHSPVSLQDTTPVAKLVEEPEVVVVAKDSPYRTFDQLVADWKRDPGQTPVGGGSSPGGPDHLAPMLIAKAIGLSPKQVNYVPFDGGGELLASVLGGKVDFGVSGIGEYRDQVEAGELRVLAVTGPDRLPGVDAPTLREAGLDVLFTNWRGIVAPPELSEVDRAKLVGLFTRLNGSPEWQEAMRRNGWTPAFQPGPEFGRFLEQENDRVVSVLEELGLA; encoded by the coding sequence GTGCGCCTGCGCAGCGCGCTGTCCGTGGCCGCATCCCTGCTGCTCGTGCTGCTGGTGCCACCCCTGGTGAGCACCGGTTCCGGCGACGAGACCGAACAGCAGATCCGCGGCCTGCGGATGCTGGTGCCGAACTCGCCGGGCGGCGGCTACGACATCACCGCCCGCACCGCCGTGAAGGCGATGGAGGACGCGAAGCTCAACGGCAACGTCGAGGTGTTCAACCTGCCCGGCGCGGGCGGCACCGTCGGCCTCGGCCGCGTCGTCGGCGAACGGGGCAACGGCAAGCTCGCCATGTCCATGGGCCTCGGCGTCGTCGGCAGCGTCTACACCAACCACTCGCCGGTGTCCCTGCAGGACACGACTCCGGTCGCGAAGCTCGTCGAGGAACCCGAAGTGGTCGTCGTCGCGAAGGATTCGCCGTACCGGACGTTCGACCAGCTCGTCGCGGACTGGAAGCGCGATCCGGGGCAGACGCCCGTCGGCGGCGGTTCCTCGCCCGGCGGGCCCGACCACCTGGCGCCGATGCTCATCGCCAAGGCCATCGGGCTCAGCCCGAAGCAGGTCAACTACGTGCCGTTCGACGGCGGTGGCGAACTGCTGGCGTCGGTGCTCGGCGGCAAGGTCGACTTCGGCGTCTCCGGGATCGGCGAGTACCGCGACCAGGTCGAGGCCGGGGAGCTGCGGGTGCTCGCGGTGACCGGACCGGACCGGCTGCCCGGGGTGGACGCGCCGACGCTGCGCGAAGCCGGGCTGGACGTGCTGTTCACCAACTGGCGCGGCATCGTCGCCCCGCCCGAGCTGTCCGAAGTGGACCGGGCGAAGCTCGTCGGCCTGTTCACCCGGCTCAACGGGTCCCCGGAGTGGCAGGAGGCGATGCGCCGCAACGGCTGGACGCCCGCGTTCCAGCCCGGCCCGGAGTTCGGCCGCTTCCTGGAGCAGGAGAACGACCGCGTGGTCTCGGTGCTGGAGGAGTTGGGGCTGGCATGA